TTTACTGGAACATTTCACAAAATTCCCAACTAATAGTAAAATTATCAACTAATCAGAATGATTGATTATTAAACCATGGTATTTGATTCggcatatatatatttatataggacggttcaattgagaaaaaaaaggttgagaatgggggaatcattctcagccaatcatttaataAGCTTAAAAAACGTACGGTGGCAAACTCGTAaataatccaaatacattaatgaACGGTGGCAAATTTGTAAATAATTCAAAAACATTAAACCGTCAGGGCACTTGAGTAATTTGATATCACGTCAAATCTCGACAAAAAAGCACCATTTCCCTCTTCGATACACCATAACACGAAAACCATTTGCAGAAGAATTGATAAGAAAAAACCATTTGCAGAAGCATCAAATAACATAAACGAAGAAAAATGTCTTCCGATGAAAACATGAACAAGACCATTTCCTCACTCTTGACAATGAAAAGTAACCATCGCCATTTTTAATCGAGTTTTTAACGATTTCGAATCATTTCTAAAATTATCACTTGATTACTTGAAATTTCTCGTAATCTTCGAAGATTATTAGTTGATTTAGAACTAAAAACATTATTTTCGCACTGTTCATTCTTCAAAAAATGTTGTTTACTTCATTTTTACTTGAAAGATACTTGTTCATTCTCGTAACCCTCCTTCGTTATTAGTTTATTTACTTGAAATATTTGTAAGAATCATCCGTTATTATTTGATATATAAATGATTTTACATCATCTCTTCATTTTTCATCTTTATTCAAAACTATTCTGTCAAAATACAAAGGTTACTTAACATTTCGCTTATGTTTTCCTAATATTAACTACTTACCCTTACAGAAACAACACCAACAGTGAAGAATACATATAAACGAAaaccaagaacaaatcaaaaaggtaaataaaatatgttttgtttacttctGAACATAAGCAAAACTAATATTCATTcgtgaatatgtatgttatattcacatatgaatacaaGATATCTTGCTATcatacatacattattcaaatgtgaatacAACAACAATGACttatatatgttctattcacatatgaatataacaaaacatattcatatgtgaataaaaatatatgaatatatatgttttattcaaaaattCATTCCTGAATAtctatgttatattcacatatgaatataagatagcttgctgccatacatacattattcaaatgtgaatacAACAATAATGACttatatatgttctattcacatatgaatgtaACAAAACATATTCGtatgtgaataaaaaaaatatgaatacatatgttttattcaaatattcattcaTGAATATCTATgctatattcacatatgaatacaaGATATCTTGCTGCAatacatacattattcaaatgtgaatacAACAACAATGACttatatatgttctattcacatatgaatataacaaaacatattcatatgtgaataaaaatatatgaatacatatgttttattcaaaaattCATTCCTGAATAtctatgttatattcacatataaatagaAGATAGCTTGCTAccatacatacattattcaaatgtgaatacAACAATAATGActtatatatgttttattcacatatgaatataacaaaacatattcgtatgtgaataaaaacatatgaatacatatgttttattcaaaaattCATTCCTGAATAtctatgttatattcacatatgaatataagataacttgctgccatacatacattattcaaatgtgaatacAACAATAATGACttatatatgttctattcacatatgaatataacaaaacatattcatatgtgaataaaaatatatgaatacatatgttttattcaaaaattCATTCATGAATATCAAACTCATTTATCTTCTACTTAATATTGAATGAAGGTAAGAACACTAACATTTTCGATAAAGATTCACCAACAATGAGAGAAACAAGATCAATGCAGAAGAGGAAAAATGCGAAATGTACAAAATTCCTATCATatctaatatattcatatatgaataaaattttatatattatttatatttttgtaataaataaatatcaataaatcaacaagcatatatcaTATTCATATATCAGTAACTTATTCAAATATTATATGTTTTCATTTCCCagataaaaaagaaacaaaagtacCAAAGAAAATAAAGCATCAAAGCAGAAAAAGTCCATCAAAATATGGTCAGATAACAGAAAGAGCAATTATGGAAAGTCTATATGCAAACACAAAGATTTTTGGAGAAGTTTTAGACACTTGGTCTGATTTACTTAACCACCAAGAACTGGAAAGGGATTTTGGAAATTCACTATACAGACTCTTCTTGAAAGTTGGAGTTTCTATAAGTTTATGTTCTAAACTTAATTCCTtccttattcataaatgaatacaccaatatgatgcattcatttatgaatattatatttttttacaactcaaattcacatatgattatacgaATATGATGTATTCTTTAACATAATTATATATTCAACtgaaattcacatatgattatattggTTACAGACTTCTTATCTAACTTCAACATTGTCTGATGAAAGAAAGTATGAAAAATTCAAGGAGAACTTTCATGAGAGTACCAATAGGTACAAAAAAATCTTGAACATAAAAGATATTGACATGGTatgttaattaaagttgtttttttatatatatattttatcaacAAAATACTTACCATTATATACATAAAAACAGGTATTCTTTCTGGTTGTTAGAAGTGCTCACATTTTTGTGATTGTCTTCCTCTTAAAGAAACCGTCAATTGAAATTCTAGACAATAATGCAGTTGAGGGGGATTATGAAGGAAAATACGGAGTAATATTGAAACCTTTGGTATGTACCCAATTCACAACAGCATAAAAGAACCAATTTGTTACATatctaacttttattttattttatgatcaAAAAAATTTCTTTGTGAGATACTTTAAAGAAATAAACCATCCAAGAGCAAATGCAATCTCAAAAGAAAGTATCAAACCCCAACGACGTGAAACATCATGGAGAACAgttaaaaacaaagttgattgtggGGTCTTTGCAATGAGACATATGGAGACCTATATGGGACAACCACTCTCAAAGTGGAAACCAGGTCTTCATAAAGAAAGTGCAGTTCAGCAAACTACTTTAGAGAAACTCAGGCAAAGATATGCACACATAATGCTAACTTCCGAAATTAACATGTTGAAGGCTAAGGTGTTGGAtcttgctgaaaaatatcaaaaagttGAATTCAAAGTGCGTACTGATCATGCATACAAGGCTATGCAAACAATTCAAAAAAGATTAAAAGAATATTGATGATTGCTTGTGAAGATGAAAGAATGTTGAAGTGTGATGTTATAGAATAGTTTATGTTGAAGATGAATGGATTTGAAGTACATGTAAGATGATTCTGTGAAACAAGTTTTAAATAGTTTGTTAAATGTTGTTGAACATCGTTTTAATATTTTGTGAAATGCTTATGAACATCTTTTATTAtcttgtgttgaatgattatgtaATAGAAACAACTTCGATTATTTCTGTcagttttttatatttaaatattttcaaagtttatttatgtttattcataaatgaatacgaatatgatatattcatttatgattaaattAGGAGTAATATGTCAGCATAAcaaagttcatatatgaatataacaaatttcatatatgaatataactaaCTTATTACTAGAAACAAGTTtgcttatttatgttatttttttatattcaaatattttcaaactttatttttatttattcataaatgaatacgaatatgatatattcatttatgaataagttCAAATTAATATGTTAGTATAACAAAGTTCAGATATTAACATAAAAAAGTTCAGATATAAATAtacttatttattagtataacaaATTTCACATATTTGTATTCATTTACGAATAATTTACAATATCAATATAACTTATTTTATAGTAATTTAAAaacaaatatcaacatatcaattTACCATATCAATATAAATGTGTATTATTCATACATGAATATTATTGTTTCTTGTTTTTATCTGCATATATTCATAATGAATAAAaccaaaaaacattaaaaaaaaaaaactaaaaattcccTAACTGTCTTTTGTTGATTTAGCAGCTCCAACTCTTTCTGGACAAGTACGTAAATTGTGTAGAACTCGTTTTCCACATCCTGAACACATTCTATGTTCTTTTCTACAATTTTCATATGCTACTTCACCTGCACTTGGAATTCTTTTCTTGACTCCAGAACCTTTATTGCTTTGAACTTCAGGAACATGAATATTAATCTCTTCTGGAATAGGAATAGTAACACCCAAAAGCTTGCATACAACTTCACCATCTGTCTTGCTTTTCAATCCAGGAGAAATATAATCACTctcaaattccttcaacaatattTGTTGCTTCTCAGCAAACAAAGCCAATCTCTTTTTGTCATCTCTTACAATATCCAAACATGATTCAAAACTATAATATGAATCATTGACTAGCTTTACATTCTCACAATCAACTGAATCGGATTGAACAGAACTAAAACGATAATTTCTTGATATCACATCCTTTCTCCATCTCTTCAAAATGTACCTTCCAAGAATTTCTTTAACACCACATCTCATCATTCTTGTAAAAGCATGTCTGCATAAAACACCCATACGCTTAAAATGTTCACAACTGCAATTTATTTCTTTCTCTTCAACTTTTATTTCAACCTgatacaaaaacaaaatttacACATTTACCTTCATATAAGAATACTCATATCAACACCcatatattcatatattcatatatgaatattcttACATTTTTCATGAAAAACTAGTAAAATTACcttaaattcatttttaaaatcactttcACTGTTGTTGTGTTGCACAATGTAAACTTCCCAACCATCTTCAATACCAACATATGAGTATGTACAGAAAAATATGCtttatatatttctttttgcACCTCAAAAAATAATGTACTTGTATAAACCTTTGATGCTTGCAGTTCTATTTCTCGAGGTGTTTGCATTTTATATGATGCTTTCTTTGATGCCTTATCAAGATCTCATTGAGTATTCCTTTGCTTTTGAATGGCAGTGTCGTAATTCATCATGAAACTCAAAAGTAAGTTTCCACTTTCTGAGTATGTATTAAAGAATGAATTCATACTCTCTGACCTCGATGTAGTCTTTATCAAACCACACATTGGAATATCACTAAAATATCCAGGTATCCATGAATCACGTATTGTAAACATGTATTTAAACCATCTTGTGTCTTCAAGATTGAATTCCTTCATAAGCAAACCCCACTTCACCTCAAAAACATCAGGTTTCATATTAATGTCccaaacaagctttgaaaacctttttgtaaagtcTGTGTTAGTAAATAAATCATTTGATATCtgtattaaaacaaaaatattcataaatgaataaataataataagtaaaataacaatcaatattcataaatgaatatactaataagtaatatatttgaaatatattaaaataataccttttttttcaagtttttcacTATATGCCACATACATAATCGGTGCTTTGAATTACGAAACACATTCTCAACAGCTTGTTTTATTGCAACATCCTGATCGGTTAAAACAAGTGTTGGTTCTTTCCCATGAGTTTTAAGAAATGCTTTAAGCAACcaagagtaagactcaatgctttCATTTCTTAGCAACCCAGATCCAATAGTAACCGATTTTTTATGATGGTCAATAGtagtaaacaaaacaaaaaccatTCGATACCTAACacacaaaaaaatgttcattaaaGTCAATTTTTGATGTATTAATAAGTgaatataaaaatattcatatatgaataagctaTAAACAAAAGTAGATAAAATAACTTACCTGTTTGTTCAGAAAGTCGCATCAAACGAGATAACATCACCAAATTCAGCATAATTTGCCTTCTCCATTTCATCAGCCCAAAACATACAGTCCAAAAAATCATCTTGACAATTAAACTCAAATGAGTAATTTGGATAGTGAGCTCAGCGGTCATTCATTGTGTTAACTATCATCTGGGCAACTTTATAACCAATAACCCTGTTGATATCTCTCCTTAAATTTTTATAGTCAGCTACTTTTGGCTTTACAAACTCATACCCACCCCTTAAACTTTCCCTCAACTTATGAGTCATAGTtggacctatttttgatgtggaagCACGCACAATAAACTCTTTTtctgaatatgacatttgtctcgCTTTTTTTAAATCGCTTCTCTTCTCAAGTGGATGGTTGTGAAGTTCATCAAACTGAAAAACTTTATAATCTAGAGtttctgtagcacctggttcttgatacgtgttctttttattaaatctttaaatattttgcatttggccttggactcggcgagttgaaggaccaactcgccgagtagaagcgggatgaggcacgGAGTTTAacttgtggactcggcgagtagaccctgtttgggaaAAAACcttaatccgagggtttgcaccctatttaaacaccttaactcggcctccttagtcccattttctcccagaagacccccatagcaaaccctagccgttattgaagcaatctaaggcatttggagtgattttggtgcttttgtgatccaaggaaggaaggaaaagcttgaaggatcaagaggaggctataAGGATTCGGTTTTGAGCACCATTTGCAGACTTCAGACGGTATAAACTCTATACCTTGCttgctcttttgatagatcccattttgtggagttttagggcttttctaagccattttggtcaccaaccatcattgca
The genomic region above belongs to Lactuca sativa cultivar Salinas chromosome 4, Lsat_Salinas_v11, whole genome shotgun sequence and contains:
- the LOC128133545 gene encoding protein FAR-RED IMPAIRED RESPONSE 1-like; this encodes MEKANYAEFGDVISYRMVFVLFTTIDHHKKSVTIGSGLLRNESIESYSWLLKAFLKTHGKEPTLVLTDQDVAIKQAVENVFRNSKHRLCMWHIVKNLKKKISNDLFTNTDFTKRFSKLVWDINMKPDVFEVKWGLLMKEFNLEDTRWFKYMFTIRDSWIPGYFSDIPMCGLIKTTSRSENGWEVYIVQHNNSESDFKNEFKVEIKVEEKEINCSCEHFKRMGVLCRHAFTRMMRCGVKEILGRYILKRWRKDVISRNYRFSSVQSDSVDCENVKLVNDSYYSFESCLDIVRDDKKRLALFAEKQQILLKEFESDYISPGLKSKTDGEVVCKLLGVTIPIPEEINIHVPEVQSNKGSGVKKRIPSAGEVAYENCRKEHRMCSGCGKRVLHNLRTCPERVGAAKSTKDNKNKKQ